Proteins encoded in a region of the Coffea eugenioides isolate CCC68of chromosome 4, Ceug_1.0, whole genome shotgun sequence genome:
- the LOC113768715 gene encoding uncharacterized protein LOC113768715 yields the protein MASLTPGVLLKLLQTINSSVKVRGEYRSILLQVISIVPALSGSELWPCHGFFIKVSDSSHSTYVSLSKDDNELILNNKLQLGQFFYVDRMEAGTPVPVLVGVRPLPGRHPFIGNPKDLMQVLEPSEGPVQVDQEGEDSSVSVEPPGAKENGQRKKIIIKEDKAVVSSRYMQGVLTPNGKANGADPGGENAVAGKRNGFLKGKQAEIKVQTRTLTPSRTRPDGLTTNSDIDTLNGKEAFASSKYPAIKHTSSKQENIDSNCLPNNRDKHQSSEGICWSNLPANLLKPGKGLLRRKNLASSVAAEAQKEASTAANLVKCLSIFADLCSSASPTNPHLYLSMFFTLHQLIKHPNATNSSKDTPDHFTVNSSMQNTDKYGKRISSSVSRDRMKLSKSPTDLTGTDKLEWANIDGSKEIKELREIVLNETQAWFLKFLEEALDSGFQGGKQNKKGKDYLINQTDPGNQIALTLSQLKHANEWLDQLRNDADSEKKELGEIVDRLKQKIYSCLLLHVDSAAVALESR from the exons ATGGCATCCCTTACACCTGGAGTGCTGCTTAAGCTTCTGCAGACTATAAACTCATCTGTTAAGGTTCGCGGTGAATATAGGTCTATCCTTTTACAAGTAATAAGCATTGTCCCAGCCTTAAGTGGATCAGAGTTGTGGCCTTGCCATGGCTTTTTCATAAAGGTCTCCGACTCTTCCCATTCAACATATGTATCTCTGTCAAAAGATGACAATGAACTTATCTTAAACAACAAGCTGCAGCTTGGGCAGTTCTTCTATGTTGATAGGATGGAGGCTGGAACTCCAGTTCCCGTCTTAGTTGGTGTTAGACCGCTTCCAGGCCGACATCCTTTCATTGGTAATCCCAAGGATTTGATGCAGGTGTTAGAGCCATCTGAAGGCCCTGTTCAAGTTGATCAGGAAGGTGAAGATAGTTCAGTATCAGTTGAACCGCCAGGAGCAAAAGAAAATggccaaagaaagaaaattattattaaaGAGGACAAGGCTGTTGTCTCCTCAAGGTATATGCAGGGTGTCTTGACACCAAATGGAAAAGCAAATGGAGCTGACCCTGGCGGTGAGAATGCTGTAGCAGGAAAGAGGAATGGATTTTTGAAAGGGAAACAAGCAGAGATCAAGGTTCAG ACTCGAACTCTGACTCCTTCACGAACTCGCCCTGATGGACTTACTACAAACTCAGACATTGACACATTAAACGGCAAGGAGGCCTTTGCATCCTCTAAATATCCAGCTATCAAACACACCAGCAGCAAACAAGAAAACATCGACTCGAATTGCTTGCCTAACAATCGAGACAAACACCAATCTTCTGAGGGAATATGTTGGTCAAATCTACCTGCAAACCTGCTGAAGCCTGGCAag GGATTGCTTCGGAGGAAAAACTTGGCCTCTTCAGTAGCAGCTGAAGCCCAGAAAGAAGCTTCCACAGCAGCAAATCTGGTAAAGTGCCTCAG TATCTTTGCTGATCTTTGCTCATCCGCTTCACCAACGAACCCCCATCTCTATCTTTCAATGTTCTTTACGCTCCACCAGCTTATTAAACATCCAAATGCCACAAACTCATCAAAGGATACACCAGATCATTTCACCGTCAACTCATCCATGCAAAATACAGACAAATATGGCAAAAGGATATCTTCCTCAGTTAGTAGAGATAGGATGAAACTTTCAAAGTCTCCGACAGATCTGACTGGTACCGATAAACTCGAATGGGCAAATATAGATGGTTCAAAGGAAATCAAGGAACTAAGAGAGATTGTTTTAAATGAAACACAAGCTtggttcttgaagttcttggaagaGGCACTTGATTCAGGCTTCCAAGGGGGTAAACAGAACAAAAAGGGAAAGGATTATCTTATAAACCAAACAGATCCTGGTAACCAGATTGCTCTCACGTTGTCACAGCTTAAGCATGCGAACGAATGGCTGGATCAACTAAGAAATGATGCAGACTcagagaaaaaggagttggGCGAAATTGTTGAtagattgaagc